In the genome of Podarcis raffonei isolate rPodRaf1 chromosome 17, rPodRaf1.pri, whole genome shotgun sequence, one region contains:
- the LOC128404806 gene encoding beta-1,3-galactosyltransferase 2-like, translating to MLMTKLQNLPTVVLFCSILLFLIVAKNKWESFVMISSPPNIKLKGSPNFAGDRKSAMVFEWESALERTKETKPSGLLSPPQPVAKRHPLEVVYSTDYKFLLNEPKKCWERSPFLILLVITEPQDFATRQAIRQTWGNESSVPGVTILRLFLTGVHQKFGYLLQALLEEESSIHKDIIQQDFLDTYNNLTLKSLMGMEWISKFCPNATYVVKADSDIFLNVNYMVSHLLQPHLPPKKNYMTGHIYRNAKPMREKAYKWYVPREVYPNETYPPYCAGPGYVFSGDLAKKIYQVAKTIRVINMEDAFMGICLYELGISVTNSSLDLFNVYKVKYEKCKFSKVVVVHHYGPEELLQIWPGFQDQNQTCKS from the coding sequence ATGCTCATGACCAAGCTGCAGAATTTGCCCACTGTGGTCCTCTTCTGCTCTATTTTACTTTTCCTAATTGTTGCGAAGAACAAATGGGAGTCTTTTGTGATGATTTCCTCGCCGCCCAACATCAAGCTCAAGGGCAGCCCAAATTTCGCAGGCGATCGTAAAAGTGCCATGGTATTTGAATGGGAATCTGCACTGGAGAGGACAAAGGAGACCAAGCCCTCTGGTCTTCTTTCACCACCACAACCAGTGGCCAAGCGGCATCCCTTGGAGGTTGTCTATTCCACTGATTATAAGTTCCTTCTCAACGAGCCAAAGAAATGCTGGGAGAGGAGCCCTTTCTTGATCCTGCTGGTGATAACTGAGCCCCAGGATTTTGCCACAAGGCAGGCCATCCGGCAGACATGGGGCAACGAGAGCTCGGTGCCTGGGGTTACCATTCTTCGTCTCTTTCTGACGGGTGTCCACCAAAAATTTGGATACTTGCTCCAGGCCCTTTTGGAAGAGGAGAGTTCCATCCACAAAGATATTATTCAGCAGGACTTCCTGGATACCTACAACAACCTTACCTTGAAGTCTCTGATGGGCATGGAATGGATAAGCAAGTTCTGCCCCAATGCCACCTACGTGGTGAAGGCAGACAGTGACATCTTTCTCAATGTGAACTACATGGTGTCCCACCTGCTGCAGCCTCACCTGCCACCCAAGAAGAACTACATGACAGGTCACATCTATAGGAATGCAAAGCCTATGCGTGAAAAGGCCTACAAGTGGTATGTGCCACGGGAGGTGTACCCCAATGAGACCTACCCGCCCTACTGCGCAGGCCCAGGGTATGTGTTCTCTGGGGATCTGGCCAAGAAGATCTACCAGGTAGCAAAGACCATCAGGGTCATTAACATGGAAGATGCCTTCATGGGAATCTGCCTGTATGAGCTGGGCATCAGTGTGACAAACAGCTCCTTGGATCTCTTCAACGTGTACAAAGTCAAGTATGAGAAGTGCAAGTTCTccaaggtggtggtggtgcatcACTACGGGCCGGAGGAGCTGCTGCAGATTTGGCCCGGCTTTCAGGACCAGAACCAGACTTGCAAGAGTTAA
- the LOC128404804 gene encoding beta-1,3-galactosyltransferase 1-like, whose amino-acid sequence MEGARKKFMTQLQNLPTVVLFISCSAFLFLLVAKNEWESLEMLSSLPDIKLKGGPNSAGDRKSAMVFEWESALERTKETKPSGLLSPPQPVAKRHPLEVVYSTDYKFLLNEPKKCWERSPFLILLVITEPQDFATRKAIRQTWGNESSVPGVSILRLFLTGVHPKFGYPLQALLEEESSIYRDIIQQDFLDTYNNLTLKTLMGMEWISKFCPNATYVVKADSDIFLNVNYMVSHLLQPHLPPKKNYMTGYIYWKTKPLRDKAYKWYVPKAVYPNETYPPYCAGPGYVLSGDLAKKIYQVAKTIRVINMEDAFMGICLYELGISVTESPWGLFNVYKVKYEKCKFSKVVVVHHYGPEELLQIWPGFQDQNQTCKS is encoded by the coding sequence ATGGAAGGTGCCAGGAAGAAGTTCATGACCCAGCTGCAGAATTTGCCCACCGTGGTCCTCTTCATttcctgctctgctttccttttcctACTTGTTGCGAAGAACGAATGGGAGTCTCTCGAGATGCTTTCCTCACTGCCCGACATCAAGCTCAAGGGTGGTCCAAATTCCGCAGGCGATCGTAAAAGTGCCATGGTATTTGAATGGGAATCTGCACTGGAGAGGACAAAGGAGACCAAGCCCTCTGGTCTTCTTTCACCACCACAACCAGTGGCCAAGCGGCATCCCTTAGAGGTTGTCTATTCCACTGATTATAAGTTCCTTCTCAACGAGCCAAAGAAATGCTGGGAGAGGAGCCCTTTCTTGATCCTGCTGGTGATAACTGAGCCCCAGGATTTTGCCACAAGGAAGGCCATCCGGCAGACGTGGGGCAATGAGAGCTCGGTGCCTGGGGTTTCCATTCTTCGTCTTTTTCTGACGGGTGTCCACCCAAAATTTGGATATCCTCTCCAGGCCCTTTTGGAAGAGGAGAGTTCCATCTACAGAGACATTATTCAGCAGGACTTCCTGGATACCTACAACAACCTTACCCTGAAGACTCTGATGGGCATGGAGTGGATAAGCAAGTTCTGCCCCAATGCCACCTACGTGGTGAAGGCAGACAGTGACATCTTTCTCAATGTGAACTACATGGTGTCCCACCTTCTGCAGCCTCACCTGCCACCCAAGAAGAACTACATGACAGGGTACATCTACTGGAAAACAAAGCCACTGCGTGACAAGGCCTACAAGTGGTATGTGCCAAAGGCAGTGTACCCCAATGAGACCTACCCGCCCTACTGCGCAGGCCCAGGGTATGTGCTCTCTGGGGATCTGGCCAAGAAGATCTACCAGGTAGCAAAGACCATCAGGGTCATTAACATGGAAGATGCCTTCATGGGAATCTGCCTGTATGAGCTGGGCATCAGTGTGACAGAAAGCCCCTGGGGTCTCTTCAACGTGTACAAAGTCAAGTATGAGAAGTGCAAGTTCTccaaggtggtggtggtgcatcACTACGGGCCGGAGGAGCTGCTGCAGATTTGGCCCGGCTTTCAGGACCAGAACCAGACTTGCAAGAGTTAA